One genomic segment of Naumovozyma castellii chromosome 7, complete genome includes these proteins:
- the NCAS0G01650 gene encoding zinc-binding alcohol dehydrogenase family protein gives MSLPTTMQAVVIEGDKPVLKSGIPLPELEDGFVLIKPRAVAGNPTDWKHIEWKVGPQGSILGCDAAGEIVKLGPNVDTNEFHIGDKVYGVIHGASIRFPTNGAFAEYVALDSKIAYHADKNMQNSTTETRPEGKATTFEDVASFPISLTTAAIALTHDFGLQLQWEPKTPPQNDYPILFWGGATAVGQMFIQLAKKFNGYSKIIAVASKKHEKKLKEYGADEVFDYHDADVIQQIKSKYNNIQKLVDCVSTPPTLNQTYKCAADNLPATVLQLITMTKDDIKEEDRRDDVDVIGTIIYMAYGKPVPFGPVTFPASESYRKAAIDAVKFINPKILNGEIHHIPIKIYKNGLKDVPQLTDDIRHNRNSGEKLVAAMQ, from the coding sequence ATGTCTCTACCAACAACCATGCAAGCTGTCGTCATCGAAGGTGACAAACCAGTCCTAAAATCAGGAATCCCCCTTCCAGAACTAGAAGATGGATTCGTTCTAATTAAACCAAGAGCAGTAGCAGGGAACCCCACCGATTGGAAACATATCGAATGGAAAGTAGGTCCTCAAGGCTCTATCCTTGGTTGTGATGCCGCTGGTGAAATCGTTAAATTGGGTCCAAACGTCGACACCAACGAATTCCATATCGGTGATAAAGTATACGGTGTCATCCATGGGGCTTCCATTAGATTCCCCACTAACGGAGCCTTTGCTGAATACGTAGCTTTAGATTCAAAGATCGCTTATCATGCTGATAAGAACATGCAAAATTCTACCACGGAGACTAGACCAGAAGGTAAGGCTACTACGTTTGAAGATGTAGCTAGTTTCCCCATCTCTTTGACTACTGCTGCCATTGCTTTGACTCATGATTTCGGTTTGCAATTGCAATGGGAACCAAAAACTCCTCCTCAAAATGATTATCCAATCTTATTCTGGGGTGGTGCCACCGCTGTGGGACAAATGTTCATTCAATTGGCaaagaaattcaatggATACTCCAAGATTATCGCAGTCGCTTCAAAGAAacatgaaaagaaattgaaggaatATGGTGCCGATGAAGTCTTCGATTATCATGATGCTGATGTCattcaacaaattaaatccaaatataataatattcaaaaattggtCGATTGTGTCTCCACTCCACCAACTCTAAACCAAACTTACAAGTGTGCCGCTGATAACTTACCTGCTACAGTCTTGCAATTGATTACTATGACTAAGGATGATATTAAGGAGGAAGATAGAAGAGATGATGTCGATGTCATTGGCACCATTATCTATATGGCTTATGGTAAACCAGTGCCATTCGGTCCGGTCACTTTCCCAGCTTCTGAATCATACAGAAAGGCTGCCATTGATGCTGTGAAGTTCATTAATCCAAAGATCCTAAATGGTGAAATTCATCATATCCCAATTAAGATTTACAAGAATGGGTTGAAGGACGTGCCTCAATTGACTGATGATATTAGACATAACAGAAACTCtggtgaaaaattagtCGCTGCCATGCAATAG
- the NCAS0G01700 gene encoding uncharacterized protein: MNLQCDNGLKLVRHLDDDLTLVQRTIQQVKYSLLHVVSFGFNNKLENAYRAGFWKLAERMDFYITFQGVQQNLWRYILRHFIVKEEALSNVSPEEMQWDENLFKSNVPVLSLYGPVYINRTMYLSCPVALGLETGGPRENSHLSSYYRSAKEYNGNPVHKFIYPKYYNYTNTGLPNITKCIPPSPYSAIPFPVVFFECREYHAIIYRDLLVVYRQRAIRRGLEPTVLNVVRIFREPPYEILVQFLENGEMQYVPVYHDEDVTPAEIECYHQVFLWKLRNMTRSKLDFETFEEFMDCCNFVSDRDVSSNNEDQFSGGLGNVWQAQTSFFVIIFLLLYFNVISLEDNILLFS, encoded by the coding sequence ATGAATTTGCAGTGTGATAATGGCTTAAAATTGGTAAGACACCTCGACGATGATCTTACTCTCGTTCAAAGGACTATACAACAAGTGAaatattctcttcttcatgtTGTGTCATTTGGcttcaataataaactAGAGAATGCCTATAGGGCAGGGTTTTGGAAACTAGCTGAGCGGATGGATTTCTACATTACTTTCCAGGGTGTTCAGCAGAACCTTTGGAGGTATATATTAAGACACTTTATAGTTAAAGAGGAAGCCCTCTCTAATGTATCCCCAGAGGAGATGCAATGGgatgaaaatttgtttaaatcTAATGTCCCTGTTCTTTCTCTTTATGGTCCCGTTTATATAAACAGGACCATGTATCTTTCTTGTCCTGTTGCTCTAGGATTGGAAACTGGAGGACCACGTGAAAACAGTCATTTAAGCAGCTATTACAGGTCAGCAAAGGAGTACAATGGAAATCCGGTCCATAAGTTCATTTATCCAAAATACTACAACTACACGAATACTGGACTTCCTAATATAACAAAATGTATACCACCATCCCCGTATTCTGCTATCCCGTTTCCAGTGGTATTTTTTGAGTGTCGCGAATATCATGCAATCATATACAGAGACCTATTAGTAGTATACAGACAAAGAGCAATACGTCGCGGGCTTGAACCCACCGTTCTGAATGTTGTGAGGATATTTCGTGAGCCACCATACGAAATTTTGGTTCAGTTCCTAGAAAATGGGGAGATGCAGTATGTTCCAGTTTATCACGACGAAGATGTTACACCTGCCGAAATTGAATGCTACCACCAGGTGTTCTTGTGGAAGTTGAGGAATATGACGAGGAGCAAGTTGGATTTCGAGACATTTGAGGAATTTATGGATTGCTGCAATTTTGTTAGTGATAGAGATGTCTCCTCAAACAACGAGGATCAATTCTCGGGGGGATTGGGTAACGTTTGGCAGGCCCAAACCTCATTTTTTGtgattatttttcttcttctttattttaaCGTTATATCATTAGAGGATAATATTCTATTGTTTTCCTGA
- the NCAS0G01690 gene encoding uncharacterized protein (ancestral locus Anc_2.55) gives MNYKRFVEYINLFLLLTATLLLIFLMLSGATTTGVLQHFFWLQATTAGFNMASNITKWYNYRSCGLSWFEIGIMTCSRTRAAYPFSPLDNFGFSPNIPSSFVKHRDTYFFLSRIAWGMLFLGFIFVITTLILSLFSLSRPSNRIFVPWAPLFLHCCAFFFILLSAALYTGCFVKGKEVFANAKRNARLGTNNFVFIWVSVGILLVCVYLALILKHGDELAKIELKIGRNRPDYRALGRHLHLNPDLEKSSPGTSSSPDVSDSSVLRF, from the coding sequence atgaattacaaaaggTTCGTTGAGTACATAAACTTATTTTTACTACTGACTGCAACATTACTATTAATTTTCCTCATGTTATCCGGTGCAACTACTACGGGGGTCCTTCAACATTTCTTCTGGTTACAAGCAACCACAGCGGGTTTCAACATGGCTTCTAACATAACAAAATGGTATAATTATCGCTCATGTGGTCTCTCTTGGTTTGAAATTGGCATCATGACATGTTCAAGGACAAGAGCCGCATACCCATTCTCCCCATTGGATAATTTTGGCTTTTCACCTAATATCCCAAGTTCCTTTGTAAAGCATAGAGATACCtacttttttctttctcgAATTGCTTGGGGCATGCTATTCCTAGGTTTCATATTCGTTATAACCACGTTAATACTCTCattattttctctttcacGTCCATCTAACAGAATATTTGTTCCTTGGGCCCCATTATTTTTACACTGCTGTGCcttttttttcatattATTGTCTGCCGCACTTTACACCGGTTGTTTCGTGAAGGGAAAGGAGGTTTTTGCTAATGCAAAGAGAAATGCAAGGTTGGGAACCAAcaattttgttttcatttggGTATCAGTGGGAATTCTTCTAGTTTGCGTTTATTTGGCACTAATCTTGAAACATGGTGACGAATTAGCAAAGATTGAACTGAAAATTGGGAGAAATAGACCGGATTATAGAGCTCTGGGAAGGCATTTGCATTTGAATCCGGATCTGGAAAAATCTTCTCCAGGAACTTCCAGTTCTCCTGATGTTAGTGATAGTAGTGTTTTGCGTTTCTAG
- the NCAS0G01670 gene encoding uncharacterized protein (ancestral locus Anc_2.53) — MKQETKPNTRRRVRHPSTQKKEFRFKDAPKTVPPRIETVEIGTQTKSTIAVALDSIFNTSENGSEARRRSVCLGAIQFRTKIGDTLLENRRYSLGTLTHRAIMLDEETSINRNRREYPENDILPYDEVPQKLGILDLENEYTWKFKQCANQLYELCDDETLCDDTEGSASDGLQDQQWWPSIPICCQNHDTSAPSDTTKFSERE; from the coding sequence ATGAAACAAGAAACTAAACCTAATACAAGAAGACGCGTAAGACATCCATCCACACAGAAGAAAGAGTTTAGATTTAAAGATGCACCAAAAACTGTACCACCAAGGATCGAGACCGTGGAAATAGGTACCCAAACAAAATCTACAATTGCAGTAGCCCTGGATTCCATATTTAATACTAGCGAGAATGGGTCTGAAGCAAGAAGGAGGAGTGTTTGTTTAGGTGCGATACAATTTCGAACTAAAATTGGTGATACTCTTTTGGAAAATAGAAGATATTCCCTAGGCACTTTGACTCATAGGGCCATTATGTTGGACGAAGAGACTAGCATTAATAGGAACAGAAGAGAGTATCCAGAAAATGATATCTTGCCTTACGACGAGGTTCCACAGAAACTTGGTATCTTGGATCTAGAAAACGAATACACATGGAAATTCAAACAATGCGCTAATCAACTTTATGAACTATGCGATGATGAAACTCTTTGCGACGATACAGAAGGTTCTGCTTCTGATGGTCTTCAAGATCAACAATGGTGGCCGTCAATTCCTATTTGCTGCCAAAATCACGACACGTCGGCGCCTTCTGATACCACGAAATTTTCGGAAAGGGAATAA
- the NCAS0G01710 gene encoding uncharacterized protein (ancestral locus Anc_2.57), which translates to MHKTRPINKKKQKNHAKHAPKQLITQEDYYIQGTEFEEQAERWQLSDLKKTLRFYNKAMECYDVGLSANVMGSNSRDSFNIYYNEMRLFLKIFTEFSNNNGYINIFKFINFKDTEEDRVLQDGLRNIVMPIDIIVKMFETGLERVTSEQDPSSSWDYKYNLLIGYLTFLESTDDVLNGVQLIEFIDKFVKLSQTLIVELELQLNDEPSLSSIPSHSSDVEQPAPSNDGSGVVMNPDNDRTETMEMTEQISAETVQEVIINSFKFIQLILESLIENKKSGLINAVQLNFISDKMNKFGSYLDETIFNHPSQGDNSSTANEIDLIKYQIKCLTCLQNEDLIELKKLINMNGSDSEKNTQLDLVKIDILQFTITNIDESTSADIKWNVCTWLNTFLNNAKAQLSNRRSSLLRSNSDELSKIVFQLCDILVNASDNELIRFHLKEGGNGTSTANQKTLDILMKNAKILLKNALKIAEQPCGLQESIIDKIKRNYVYHQAQCRLELLETGSVSSRRDELELDSLREHPFYSTHF; encoded by the coding sequence ATGCACAAAACAAGACCtatcaacaagaagaagcaaaaaAATCATGCCAAGCATGCCCCTAAACAGTTAATTACCCAAGAAGACTATTACATTCAGGGGACCGAATTTGAAGAGCAGGCTGAGAGATGGCAATTATCCGATTTAAAGAAAACTTTAAGGTTTTATAACAAGGCCATGGAATGTTATGATGTAGGTCTTAGCGCAAATGTGATGGGTAGTAATTCTAGAgattcattcaatatttattataatgaaatgagattatttttgaagatattcacTGAATTtagcaataataatggttacatcaatatcttcaaatttattaattttaaagaCACTGAAGAGGATAGAGTTTTACAGGATGGATTACGAAATATTGTCATGCCTATTGATATTATTGTCAAGATGTTTGAAACTGGATTGGAAAGAGTCACTTCAGAGCAAGATCCATCCAGTTCATGGgattataaatataatttattaattggGTACCTAACGTTTTTAGAATCTACTGATGATGTACTGAATGGTGTgcaattgattgaatttattgataaatttgtAAAATTATCGCAAACATTAATCGTGGAATTAGAACTCcaattaaatgatgaacCATCATTATCCTCCATCCCTTCTCACTCTTCTGACGTGGAACAACCAGCCCCTTCTAATGATGGATCCGGTGTAGTAATGAATCCCGATAATGATAGGACAGAAACCATGGAAATGACTGAACAGATTAGTGCCGAGACGGTACAAGAAGTTATTATCAACtccttcaaatttattcaattaatcttagaatcattaattgaaaacaagaaatcaGGATTAATTAATGCTGTCCAGTTAAATTTCATATCTGATAAGATGAATAAATTTGGGTCTTACCTTGATGAGACAATTTTTAATCATCCATCTCAAGGGGATAACTCATCGACTGCCAATGAGATAGATCtaataaaatatcaaattaaATGTTTAACCTGTTTGCAAAATGAAGACCtgattgaattgaaaaaattaatcaaCATGAATGGTTCTGATTCTGAGAAAAATACACAATTAGATCTGGTTAAGATCGATATTTTACAGTTTACCATTACGAACATTGACGAGTCCACTTCTGCGGATATTAAGTGGAATGTATGCACGTGGTTGAACACTTTCTTGAACAATGCTAAGGCACAGTTATCCAATAGACGTAGTTCTCTGCTTAGATCGAACTCTGATGAACTGAGTAAGATCGTATTCCAGCTCTGTGACATCCTCGTTAACGCTTCGGACAACGAGCTAATAAGATTCCATCTCAAAGAGGGAGGAAACGGCACCTCTACGGCCAACCAAAAGACCCTAGACATTCTCATGAAGAACGCCAAGATCCTACTAAAGAACGCCCTCAAGATTGCCGAGCAGCCCTGCGGGTTACAGGAGAGTATAATCGACAAGATCAAACGAAACTACGTGTACCACCAGGCGCAATGCCGTCTGGAGCTGTTGGAGACAGGGTCCGTCTCATCACGGAGGGAcgaattggaattggatTCCCTGAGAGAACATCCGTTCTATAGCACGCATTTTTGA
- the NCAS0G01680 gene encoding uncharacterized protein (ancestral locus Anc_2.54) → MKIMGEGQDDYEYQTIEDDPRYHGLNKLVKAESGLNADGFEPDDEGINEMEELTIHPEHVHHRHGILPEDVSGVDLLHLEKDKVGIPGCGKGSSHHEKMHMSQHVVNPNMTVESRMNEKTIPENAQNTSMPQFGKNIESAIPGAGLPDAHPHHIDAFPCPNTHHYVTETQTVTDDSSIPRSELREQKQEIKQNVSREKEQHIQNI, encoded by the coding sequence atgaaaataatggGAGAAGGTCAGGATGATTATGAATACCAaaccattgaagatgatcCACGTTACCATGGGTTGAACAAACTTGTTAAGGCTGAATCAGGTTTGAATGCAGATGGATTTGAACCTGATGATGAAGGGATTAACGAAATGGAAGAGCTAACCATACACCCAGAACATGTCCATCACAGACATGGGATTTTACCTGAAGATGTTTCTGGTGTTGATTTATTACATTTGGAAAAGGATAAGGTTGGAATTCCAGGATGTGGGAAAGGTTCTTCCCATCATGAGAAGATGCACATGAGTCAACATGTTGTGAATCCAAATATGACCGTTGAATCCAGAATGAATGAGAAGACAATCCCCGAAAATGCCCAAAATACATCAATGCCTCAATTTGGCAAGAATATTGAATCTGCCATTCCAGGAGCTGGTCTCCCTGATGCTCACCCACACCATATTGATGCTTTCCCATGTCCAAACACTCATCATTACGTGACCGAAACACAGACTGTAACTGATGATTCCTCAATTCCAAGATCAGAACTTAGAGAACAGAAACAGGAGATAAAACAGAACGTTTCTAGAGAGAAAGAACAACATATTCAAAACATTTAA
- the WHI3 gene encoding mRNA-binding protein WHI3 (ancestral locus Anc_2.52) — MQNSNYLFQKPFSASTENLSFGSVNNLSPSHQATLNLNSSTSIRSNSDTNINFNAILSSQDPHTFPNTVASPLFRNMSTTDINLTDSTTNRKPGYIIKLFDLPQDITQREAYAIFALASGIKEIQFINSKVSSSKNSSPLKPDTINEAENTRQQTVNGNLIIAKLDSLPLAIQYASILNSKTSLFGSKFPSSCSVEVIDTLTNQQISISKGNPTSQKPSASPQHTQKRPSVLQSAGGAGSRFSFNDPFSSDYNQFTIPQSASSQQQQPLQSNTINRSFLSLEPKDINENIWNATNDIPSSNSGFAPISKPSTPTVEWGAPSSSRSQSTTFFDITHNNVNRQIPTGSQQQQQQQQMQSFNPVNMNTSLPESVNQPQLLNPGQTFGQNGTNDTMDQNALASGQMLHGKDNKLASNMMNPIDISLLARIPPPANPADQNPPCNTLYVGNLPADCTEQELRLLFSNQPGFKRLSFRIKNSKLNPSSSNTNASIMPSSSAAHGPMCFVEFEDISYATMALAELYGAQLPRATTSTKGGIRLSFSKNPLGVRGPNNRRNPNAASTHNNIPTSLSSNMVNNNPNNSFTGYGR; from the coding sequence ATGCAGAACTCAAATTACCTGTTTCAGAAGCCCTTTAGCGCAAGCACAGAGAACCTATCGTTTGGCTCGGTCAACAATTTGTCGCCAAGTCATCAAGCAACTTTGAACCTCAATTCGTCAACATCGATACGCAGCAACAGTGACACTAATATTAACTTCAATGCTATCCTTTCATCGCAGGACCCACATACTTTTCCCAATACAGTTGCTTCTCCGTTGTTTAGAAATATGTCGACAACTGATATCAACCTAACTgattcaacaacaaatagAAAGCCAGGATACATAATAAAACTGTTCGATCTTCCACAAGATATAACGCAAAGAGAGGCATATGCAATCTTTGCATTAGCATCAggaatcaaagaaattcaGTTTATAAATTCAAAGGTTTCATCTTCTAAGAATTCCTCTCCTTTAAAACCTGATACAATTAATGAAGCAGAAAACACCCGTCAACAAACTGTCAATGGTAATCTAATAATAGCTAAATTGGATTCTTTGCCACTAGCAATACAGTATGCATCTATATTAAACTCAAAAACTAGTTTATTTGGTTCCAAATTTCCATCTTCGTGTAGCGTTGAAGTGATAGATACTTTAACAAACCAACAGATATCAATTTCTAAGGGAAATCCAACTTCTCAAAAGCCATCAGCGTCCCCTCAACATACACAAAAGAGGCCAAGTGTTTTACAATCAGCTGGAGGTGCAGGTTCCAGGTTTTCATTTAACGATCCATTTTCAAGTGATTATAATCAGTTCACAATACCGCAGTCGGCTTCATctcaacaacagcagcCTCTACAATCAAATACTATAAATAGGTCGTTCCTTTCTTTAGAGCCAAAGGACATCAACGAAAACATATGGAATGCTACGAATGATATTCCTTCCAGTAATAGTGGATTCGCTCCTATTTCAAAACCATCAACTCCAACCGTGGAATGGGGAGCACCCAGTTCTTCTAGAAGTCAAAGCACAACCTTTTTTGATATTACCCATAACAATGTAAATAGACAAATTCCTACAGGGtcacaacaacaacagcaacagcaacagaTGCAATCATTTAATCCTGTGAATATGAATACATCTCTTCCTGAATCAGTGAATCAACCACAGTTATTAAATCCAGGTCAAACATTTGGGCAGAATGGTACTAACGATACAATGGATCAGAATGCTTTGGCTTCAGGACAAATGCTGCATGGGAAGGACAATAAGCTAGCTTCCAATATGATGAATCCCATAGATATCTCCTTACTAGCTCGTATTCCACCTCCTGCAAATCCTGCTGATCAAAATCCACCTTGTAATACTCTATATGTAGGAAATCTACCGGCAGATTGTAcagaacaagaattaagattattattttcaaaccAACCAGGATTTAAAAGATTGTCTTTTAGAATTAAGAATTCAAAGTTAAATCCTTCTAGTTCAAACACAAATGCAAGTATAATGCCAAGTTCATCTGCTGCTCATGGCCCAATGTGCTTTGtggaatttgaagatatttctTATGCTACCATGGCACTTGCTGAATTGTATGGTGCTCAATTACCAAGGGCTACTACAAGTACCAAAGGTGGTATTAGATTGagtttttcaaagaatccATTGGGTGTTAGAGGTCCTAACAATAGAAGAAATCCAAATGCAGCTTCAACGCATAATAATATCCCTACTTCCCTTTCGTCCAATATGGTTAACaataatccaaataataGTTTTACTGGTTATGGAAGGTGA